The segment GAAGAGGTTACCTTCCTTTTTAGTCTCTAAGGTCTCGTATTCCATGATGGATTCCGAGTAAAGTTATTAAATTGAATAGTATTAATGCTTTAATTCCCCGCTTGAGTAATATGATATATGCTAAGCTACGAGAGAGGAACAGTCTTACAGTCCTTTTCTGTATTTATACCAGTAGCAGGACCTGCCATATCTACACTGTTAGTGACAAGGAGAATGAGAGACTTTTGGAACTCAGCTCCCTACCTTCTTTACATAATTCCTCTCTCCTTTGCGTCCACTGTGCTCTTCACGTTTGAGTACTTTAGGCAATTTATATTAATAGCAGCGATTTACTCGTTACTGTCTCCGATAGGATTTTGCTATATTTATTCTAAGAGATATGACTCGATGGAGATCAATGTTAATGAGTATTATATTGAAGTTAAGCTTAAGGTACCTCTGCTCAGAGATCAAGTTATAGATCCTAGCTCCCTCTTCGAGAAAGTCGTAAGCAAAGCAGTTAGAAGAGTCAGAAATCCCTATTACAACTTTAAGTTAAAGTCCCTTAATAATTGCTCTAACCTTAAGGTTTCGCTCTCAGAAAATAAAATAATCATGAGGAGAAGATGTGGAGACATAGTAGTTGAGGTCATAATATCTAATAACGATATAGCTGACATGAAGCTTTCCATTTCTTATTAGCTCAGATGAATATGGGCTCGAACCTATCCTCCCTATAGTGCTTTGATCTCTTTCCTTCTATAGGGAGCTTATAACTGCAATTTTTACACCTCATATCCTCGGTGAGGTTCCACCCTGTTATCCTAAAGCCGTACCTTTCTATCACAACGCTTCCGCAGTTTGGACAATATGTATTTTCCAGAGGATGGCCTGGTACGTTCCCTACGTATACGAACCTGAAACCTGTCTCCTTCGCAAGCTTGTAGTGGGCCTCTAGGGTAGCCACAGAAGTAAGAGGTAAGTTGTTCAACTTATAGTCCGGGTGAAACCTAAGAAAATGAATCGGAACGTCTGGGCCTACAGTATCATAAAGTTTCGATAGGAAACCCTTAGCGAACTCCAAATTGTCCCCTATCTCTGGTATTATTAAGTCAGTTATCTCTACGTGAATCTTCCTTTTGATCAACTCATTGATTGTTTGAAAAATTGGTTCTGGTCCTGAAGCTCCTGTGTACCTCCTCATAAATCTCGGCTCTCCGTTTCCCTTAAAGTCAATTGTCACCGCATCTATGAAATCCTTAGCGTAATCCACTGCCTCATCAGACCAGTATCCATTACTAACCATAGTATTAAGTAGCCCATATCTCTTAGCTAGAGTCCCAGTATCATAGGCGAACTCGATAAAGATTACAGGTTCATTGTAGGTGTACGTTATTCCCTCTACCTGGTATGCTCTAGCCATTTCAACAATATCTTCAGGCATTAAGTCCGCTCCATCAATCACTCTTCTCTGGCTAATGTCATAGTTTTGACAATATGCACACATCCAATTACATCCGAACGTGGAGAAGGAGAGGACTCTAGACCCAGGATAAAAATGAACCAAGGGTTTCTTCTCTATAGGATCTATATGCATGGCCGCAACCTTTCCATAAACGTCAAGGTAAAGTTTACTATTGGAAACGGATCTTATGCCACAGAACCCAGTCTTTCCCTCACCAATAAGGCACTTCCTCGCACAGGCATCACATCTAACCCTATCTCCTTTTACCGTGTATAGTGTAGCCTCCTTTCGCATCAAAGTATATAATAGCAGTTCTTAAATAAAAACTCGATGGAAAGATACATCTTGTTCTATCCCTTGGATGCGAAGCTGGAATTTATTAAAGAGAGTGGATATCGTCTAATAGACGTTAGGGAGTGCAAGTATAAGGAAGTTGATGTCATAGGGGACGTGGAGAAAGTAATGAATGGTCTCGGGAGGCCGTTATTTTACATTAGAGTTGGTGAAAGTCCACAGGACTTGTGGCTTCTACTAAACGACTGCAGGTTTTGGGAAGCGCATGAGATTTTAGAGAGTATCTGGAGGAGATCAACCGGTAACGAGAGGAAATTCACTCAGGCCCTAATATTAATTTGTGCAGCCATGATTAAATTCAGAAAAAATCCTAAAGTGTCGGACGAACTAATGGCCAAAGCTTTATCTCTTATATCCGAACTTCCTAAGGATCTCCTTCCTCTCTTTTATGTCAGCCTCGGTCTCAACGCCCAGGGGAGTTAAGCCGTCCACGACTCCCAAGACTCCTCTTCCTTGGTCAGTTTCCCCTATTATGACCTGCAGTGGGTTAGCCGTAGCAGCATATATTCTTACCACTTCCTCCACTTGTTTTATTCTGTTTAATACGTTTATTGGGAAGCCATTCTTAATATAGATCACGAACGTGTGTCCTGCTGATATTTTTTTGCAGTTTTCTACCGCTAGCTTGATTAGTTCCTCGTCATTACCGTCATATCTTATGAGTCTCTTTCCGCTAGCTTCGCTGAAAGCTATACCGAACTTTAATCCTGGTGAGGAGGAAGCTAAGGTTTCGTATAAATCTTCAACTGTCTTTATAAAATGGGAATGACCTACTATGACGTTAGTACCCTCCGGGATATCTATTTTAACAACTTCGAGCTTTATCACAAATTATTTATCTAATAACGAAATATTAAAATTTAGCTAACTAGATATGCGTAAGACAAAGTGGCTAGTCTGCTCTGACTTAAATCTATCGTAAAAGTATAATGAAGGCTGGCCACGTAAACGGTATAAGTTCCGGGAGGTAAGTAGAAGGTGGCGACTCCGTTAGACATCGTGAAGTTTCTATAAAACGTGCCGTCCTGACCGTAGACCTGGACTATCCCATCATTAAGGGGTTGGCTGCCTCCGAAAGGACCGTAATTCATTATTA is part of the Metallosphaera cuprina Ar-4 genome and harbors:
- the amrS gene encoding AmmeMemoRadiSam system radical SAM enzyme — its product is MRKEATLYTVKGDRVRCDACARKCLIGEGKTGFCGIRSVSNSKLYLDVYGKVAAMHIDPIEKKPLVHFYPGSRVLSFSTFGCNWMCAYCQNYDISQRRVIDGADLMPEDIVEMARAYQVEGITYTYNEPVIFIEFAYDTGTLAKRYGLLNTMVSNGYWSDEAVDYAKDFIDAVTIDFKGNGEPRFMRRYTGASGPEPIFQTINELIKRKIHVEITDLIIPEIGDNLEFAKGFLSKLYDTVGPDVPIHFLRFHPDYKLNNLPLTSVATLEAHYKLAKETGFRFVYVGNVPGHPLENTYCPNCGSVVIERYGFRITGWNLTEDMRCKNCSYKLPIEGKRSKHYREDRFEPIFI
- a CDS encoding DUF309 domain-containing protein is translated as MERYILFYPLDAKLEFIKESGYRLIDVRECKYKEVDVIGDVEKVMNGLGRPLFYIRVGESPQDLWLLLNDCRFWEAHEILESIWRRSTGNERKFTQALILICAAMIKFRKNPKVSDELMAKALSLISELPKDLLPLFYVSLGLNAQGS
- a CDS encoding adenosine-specific kinase → MIKLEVVKIDIPEGTNVIVGHSHFIKTVEDLYETLASSSPGLKFGIAFSEASGKRLIRYDGNDEELIKLAVENCKKISAGHTFVIYIKNGFPINVLNRIKQVEEVVRIYAATANPLQVIIGETDQGRGVLGVVDGLTPLGVETEADIKERKEILRKFGYKR